In Chitinivibrionales bacterium, a single window of DNA contains:
- a CDS encoding biopolymer transporter ExbD — translation MKTLSVGKKGFLPSEAIEGEIDIDVKPIMNVLIILIPFLVSVAVYTNLAVIDMSLPPNVTAAAGVGAASEKPKLKITVVVAQTFCAITLGESLLDSLPRSGGDYPYAALAEKLSARRAAAEVKDEVIVAPRDKIQFKYVVRIMDACKKTGFEKVSLASATENPGSGQ, via the coding sequence GTGAAAACGCTTTCCGTCGGAAAAAAAGGTTTTTTGCCCTCAGAGGCGATCGAGGGCGAGATCGACATCGACGTCAAGCCGATCATGAACGTGCTCATCATCCTCATCCCGTTCCTCGTGTCGGTGGCGGTCTATACCAACCTCGCGGTGATCGACATGTCGCTGCCGCCCAACGTGACCGCCGCGGCGGGCGTCGGCGCGGCAAGCGAAAAGCCCAAACTCAAGATCACGGTGGTGGTGGCGCAGACGTTCTGCGCGATCACGCTGGGCGAGTCCCTGCTCGATTCTCTCCCGCGCAGCGGCGGCGACTATCCCTATGCCGCGCTCGCGGAAAAACTTTCCGCGCGGCGGGCAGCGGCCGAGGTAAAGGACGAGGTCATCGTCGCGCCGCGCGACAAAATCCAATTCAAGTACGTGGTGCGCATCATGGACGCGTGCAAGAAGACCGGGTTCGAAAAGGTCAGCCTCGCGAGCGCCACCGAAAACCCCGGCAGCGGCCAGTGA
- a CDS encoding radical SAM protein, which yields MRILPLSHYLPTLKGLFHNFIHREAVYPFYASFKVTSRCHFACPFCNVKNDRLPDLPTESVKKILDNLSRSPVLMTSFEGGEPLLRGDIGELLHYARERCRFYLLFTTSVKTILDYPLEEYGPCIDFFHISIDEGHANMELYGALPELVRRLPSQVSVQVVVTRQTIGGLEEKVKRCFDAGAAIVVIPATHMDDTEDFFPDISELEAAVSALRKNYPNTIHTPQGYFRALREGRCSSASIIIAPDGRVYYPCHIRATKGPSLVSTDLSEWLHTREAKVLRGHMKTCKRNCGWYQYYSIESYTSIASVFDALGPMLFQKRQKANQSLRS from the coding sequence ATGCGGATCCTTCCTTTATCCCATTATCTTCCCACGCTCAAAGGCCTGTTTCACAACTTCATCCATCGCGAAGCGGTCTATCCCTTTTACGCCTCGTTCAAGGTCACCTCGCGGTGCCATTTCGCGTGCCCGTTCTGCAATGTCAAGAACGACCGCTTGCCCGACCTTCCCACGGAGAGCGTGAAGAAAATCCTGGACAACCTTTCCCGCTCGCCCGTACTCATGACGAGCTTCGAGGGCGGCGAGCCGCTGCTGCGCGGCGACATCGGCGAGCTCCTGCATTATGCGCGCGAGCGATGCCGCTTTTACCTTTTGTTCACCACGAGCGTCAAGACCATCCTCGACTATCCGCTCGAGGAATACGGCCCCTGCATTGACTTTTTCCACATCTCGATCGATGAGGGCCACGCCAACATGGAATTGTACGGCGCCTTGCCCGAACTGGTGCGGAGGCTTCCAAGCCAGGTGTCGGTGCAGGTGGTAGTGACGCGGCAGACCATCGGCGGCCTCGAGGAAAAAGTGAAGCGCTGCTTTGACGCCGGCGCCGCCATCGTGGTGATCCCGGCAACGCACATGGATGATACCGAGGATTTCTTCCCTGATATTTCGGAGCTGGAGGCCGCCGTTTCCGCGCTGCGGAAGAACTATCCGAACACGATCCACACGCCGCAGGGCTATTTCAGGGCGTTGCGCGAGGGACGTTGCTCGTCGGCGTCCATCATCATCGCGCCGGACGGCAGGGTGTATTATCCCTGCCACATCCGGGCCACCAAGGGGCCCAGCCTTGTTTCGACAGACCTGTCCGAATGGCTGCACACGCGCGAGGCGAAGGTCCTGCGCGGCCATATGAAAACGTGCAAGCGCAACTGCGGCTGGTACCAGTACTATTCGATAGAGTCTTATACGTCAATTGCTTCGGTATTTGATGCCCTGGGGCCAATGCTGTTTCAGAAAAGACAAAAGGCGAACCAATCACTTCGGTCGTAA
- a CDS encoding septal ring lytic transglycosylase RlpA family protein translates to MLVLSLSTLMFLSGCAPSRIVSRGEGGCLGPCEGMASYYGREFNGRKTASGERYDMHAMTAAHRTLPLGTVARVTNLSNGKAVRVRVNDRGPFKRERIIDLSYEAARQLGMIGPGSVRVRIEIVK, encoded by the coding sequence GTGCTTGTTCTATCCCTATCCACACTGATGTTTCTTTCCGGCTGCGCGCCGTCGCGCATTGTGTCAAGGGGAGAAGGCGGGTGTCTCGGCCCGTGCGAGGGCATGGCCAGCTACTACGGCAGGGAGTTCAACGGCAGAAAGACCGCGAGCGGCGAGCGCTACGACATGCACGCGATGACCGCCGCGCACCGTACGCTGCCGCTCGGCACCGTGGCGCGGGTGACGAACTTGTCAAACGGGAAAGCGGTGCGGGTTAGGGTCAACGACCGCGGACCGTTCAAGCGCGAGCGGATCATCGATTTGTCCTATGAGGCGGCACGGCAGCTGGGGATGATCGGGCCTGGGTCGGTAAGGGTGAGGATAGAGATAGTAAAATAA
- a CDS encoding dihydroorotate dehydrogenase produces the protein MDLSVTIGANRLANPVGVASGTFGYGGEYEQLVDFSAIGALYTKAVTPEPRPGNDIPRIIETPSGMLNSIGLANVGVDKFIAEKLQQCFTYPCAIVVNVAGAAAADYAAVLDRLEQCRGIWGYEINVSCPNVKHGGMAFGTDPSLVETLTKDLRRRTNRPLIVKLTPNVTDIKAVARAAEAGGADAVSCINTLVGMVIDVAAKKPALPLGTGGLSGPAIRPVGVAATYAVSRAVSIPVIGMGGITSANDALQYLLAGASAIQIGTANFVDPSTASTVLAGIKDFCEKEKIASIKDLHKYIQ, from the coding sequence ATGGACCTCAGCGTAACCATCGGCGCAAACAGGCTCGCCAATCCGGTGGGCGTCGCGTCCGGCACCTTCGGGTATGGCGGCGAATACGAGCAGTTGGTTGACTTCTCGGCAATCGGCGCGCTATACACCAAGGCGGTGACACCCGAGCCGCGCCCGGGCAATGACATTCCGCGCATCATCGAGACGCCGTCCGGGATGCTCAATTCCATCGGGCTGGCCAACGTGGGCGTGGACAAATTCATCGCGGAAAAGCTGCAGCAGTGCTTCACGTATCCGTGCGCCATCGTGGTGAACGTGGCAGGCGCGGCCGCGGCCGATTATGCCGCGGTGCTTGACAGGCTGGAGCAGTGCCGGGGAATCTGGGGCTACGAGATCAACGTTTCGTGCCCCAATGTCAAGCACGGCGGCATGGCCTTCGGCACCGACCCCTCCCTGGTGGAAACGCTCACCAAGGATTTGCGGCGCCGCACCAACCGGCCGCTCATCGTGAAGCTCACCCCCAACGTCACGGACATAAAAGCGGTTGCCAGGGCCGCCGAGGCCGGCGGCGCCGACGCGGTGTCGTGCATCAACACCCTGGTGGGCATGGTGATCGATGTCGCGGCAAAAAAGCCGGCGCTGCCGCTCGGGACCGGCGGCCTGTCGGGCCCCGCGATACGTCCCGTGGGCGTCGCCGCGACCTATGCGGTGAGCAGGGCGGTCTCGATCCCCGTCATCGGCATGGGCGGGATAACGAGCGCGAACGACGCCCTGCAATACCTGCTCGCCGGCGCCTCAGCTATACAAATAGGAACCGCGAACTTCGTCGACCCCTCCACAGCATCAACGGTGCTTGCGGGAATAAAAGACTTCTGCGAGAAGGAAAAGATTGCAAGCATCAAGGACCTGCACAAGTACATCCAATAA
- a CDS encoding MotA/TolQ/ExbB proton channel family protein, with protein MIHAVATFFNSGGPFMWVILIVLAISTAVVIERAYFYFVVCRVSGPALVAKLAALLRSGKSDEAKKIVEKGGAPITVLLRTAVDRFCAGMDLREVEEGIEESAIIEMPRMIQRLNYLSLFANIATLLGLLGTISGLQASFSSLAAVEASKKATMLAAGIAEAMNCTAFGLMVAVPCMVAYTWLYNKQAQLTKMIDDSVVKTLNFMKKLKQ; from the coding sequence ATGATTCATGCCGTTGCCACCTTTTTTAACTCGGGCGGGCCGTTCATGTGGGTGATCCTCATCGTGCTCGCCATCTCAACCGCTGTCGTAATAGAGCGGGCATACTTCTACTTTGTCGTCTGCAGGGTGAGCGGTCCCGCGCTCGTGGCCAAGCTCGCCGCGCTGCTGCGGTCCGGCAAAAGTGACGAAGCGAAGAAAATTGTGGAAAAGGGCGGCGCGCCCATCACCGTGCTGCTGCGCACGGCGGTGGACCGCTTCTGCGCGGGCATGGACCTGCGCGAGGTCGAGGAGGGCATCGAGGAATCGGCGATCATTGAGATGCCGCGCATGATCCAGCGCCTCAACTACCTTTCCCTTTTCGCAAACATCGCGACGCTGCTCGGCCTTCTCGGCACGATTTCCGGCCTCCAGGCGTCGTTCTCGTCGCTCGCCGCGGTGGAGGCGTCGAAGAAGGCGACCATGCTCGCGGCGGGCATCGCCGAGGCCATGAACTGCACCGCGTTCGGCCTCATGGTGGCCGTGCCGTGCATGGTGGCATACACCTGGCTCTACAACAAACAGGCGCAGTTGACAAAAATGATAGACGACTCGGTTGTCAAGACGCTCAATTTCATGAAAAAGCTCAAACAGTGA
- a CDS encoding dihydroorotate dehydrogenase electron transfer subunit — MMKQFIAKIVSHAQVSDCFYELTFEWDGRAGVPLPGQFCTIRVSPLSTPLLRRPFAFSAYDPETGHATILYKIRGPATELLAAKAAGGELDVIGPLGTDFFSASDGALESPLCVAGGTGFGPMLFLFSECKKKGGKPALGLGCRTASQLPALNATTGLAPFITTDDGSRGKKGTPLEYLSELQKENPNIGALCVCGPVPLMQGCHEWSRKQGLPCYVSFEQTMACGVGACMGCAVKTAGGGYARACTDGPVFESTRIAWTSA, encoded by the coding sequence ATGATGAAGCAATTTATTGCGAAAATCGTGTCCCACGCCCAGGTCTCGGATTGCTTCTACGAGCTGACGTTTGAATGGGACGGCCGTGCCGGCGTCCCGCTGCCCGGACAGTTTTGCACCATACGGGTATCTCCCTTGTCAACCCCGCTTCTCAGGCGGCCGTTCGCTTTCTCCGCCTACGACCCCGAGACCGGACACGCGACGATTCTCTATAAGATAAGAGGCCCTGCCACCGAACTTCTCGCAGCCAAAGCCGCCGGCGGTGAGCTTGATGTGATAGGGCCGCTCGGCACGGATTTCTTCAGCGCGTCGGACGGCGCGCTCGAATCGCCGTTGTGCGTGGCGGGCGGCACCGGGTTCGGCCCCATGCTGTTCTTGTTCTCCGAATGCAAAAAGAAGGGTGGAAAACCCGCCCTGGGTTTAGGGTGCCGCACCGCAAGCCAGCTTCCGGCGTTGAATGCCACGACCGGCCTTGCGCCTTTCATCACCACCGACGACGGATCGCGCGGAAAAAAAGGCACGCCCCTGGAATATCTTTCGGAATTGCAAAAGGAGAATCCCAACATTGGGGCGCTCTGCGTGTGCGGGCCGGTCCCGCTCATGCAAGGGTGCCACGAATGGTCGCGGAAGCAGGGACTTCCGTGCTATGTGTCGTTCGAACAGACCATGGCGTGCGGCGTGGGCGCCTGCATGGGCTGCGCGGTGAAGACGGCCGGCGGCGGGTATGCGCGCGCCTGCACCGACGGCCCGGTGTTCGAAAGCACGAGGATCGCATGGACCTCAGCGTAA
- a CDS encoding MerR family transcriptional regulator: protein MLDNKKTYYSISEVCEKTGLEPHVLRYWESEFAQLRPKKNRAGNRAYRDKDIEVIRYIKHLLYEDQFTIPGAKKKLAESKEFALPLPTPPQEQQSNGHVLQEVSRELRALLQILKK from the coding sequence ATGCTCGACAATAAAAAAACATATTATTCCATCAGCGAGGTGTGTGAAAAAACCGGGCTCGAGCCGCATGTGCTGCGGTACTGGGAGAGTGAATTCGCGCAGCTGAGGCCCAAGAAGAACCGGGCCGGCAACCGGGCGTACCGCGACAAGGACATTGAGGTCATCCGTTATATTAAGCACCTGCTTTATGAAGATCAATTCACGATCCCCGGCGCGAAAAAGAAGCTCGCCGAATCAAAGGAATTCGCGCTCCCGCTCCCCACCCCGCCGCAGGAGCAGCAATCCAACGGGCATGTGCTGCAGGAAGTGTCCAGGGAACTGCGGGCGCTTCTGCAGATTCTGAAAAAGTAA
- a CDS encoding SLBB domain-containing protein has translation MDFQQGEKSLRCASLFRRIHPLAGFALLWAFFCAFAVDLPDLKSASKMLPGVLPDEQVRVPEFQADNSIDPETYQIGGGDAFQISVVELPSVRYSGTVNENCDVYIPDLGIIKIGRTTLSRAKKTIANFVGSKLSKKYDVYVSLVKTKTAVLTVSGAVSAPGTYRLSGTFRLLDAIKTANNGELPSLTEYDYREVECRNRDSLRLCDVFKFLFKNDLTQNPYVYPGDNILLSYAKSRVYLLGSVKNPVAGPVPIKQDEPLAEFLSLFTFDASADSGRIMVQRSPAENAVYSLARPEPFLLRDRDLVIVSEKENYPQVTAVSVKGEVKRPGAYPLVMNVTKASDVLDLAGGPTKTGNIDRAFVIRNKKIPAEELKQGNGSKAAASGTPPEHSVRPEINAGYFHMNLSGDYSIIRLRDCKNGLLLEANDEIVVPQKEYCVYVSGSVCHPGAYAFAAGKGRDYYIGQAGGYSSRADRSNVFVVTYYESLAQQKENGELEEGDVIVVPDSQQYKFLSMVFIPILSAIAITLSTILALYTSVHR, from the coding sequence ATGGATTTTCAACAGGGAGAAAAATCTCTGCGCTGCGCCAGCTTGTTTCGCCGCATCCATCCCCTCGCCGGTTTTGCCTTGTTGTGGGCTTTCTTCTGCGCTTTTGCCGTTGATCTTCCCGATCTGAAATCCGCCTCCAAGATGCTCCCCGGCGTTTTGCCCGATGAGCAGGTCCGCGTTCCGGAATTCCAGGCCGACAACTCGATTGATCCCGAGACCTATCAGATCGGCGGCGGCGACGCGTTCCAGATCTCGGTGGTCGAGCTGCCGTCGGTGCGGTATTCCGGAACTGTCAACGAAAATTGCGACGTATACATCCCCGACCTCGGCATCATCAAGATCGGCCGAACCACGCTTTCCCGGGCGAAAAAAACAATCGCGAATTTCGTCGGATCCAAGCTCAGTAAAAAATATGACGTGTACGTTTCCCTGGTTAAAACGAAAACCGCGGTGCTGACCGTTTCCGGCGCCGTTTCCGCGCCCGGCACCTACCGGCTCTCCGGGACCTTCCGGTTGCTCGACGCCATTAAAACCGCTAACAACGGCGAGCTGCCGTCGCTCACCGAATACGATTACCGCGAAGTGGAATGCCGCAACAGAGATTCGCTGCGGCTGTGCGATGTGTTCAAATTCCTCTTTAAAAACGACCTGACCCAGAATCCCTACGTGTATCCGGGCGACAACATTCTGCTGTCATACGCCAAAAGCCGGGTGTATCTGCTCGGCTCGGTCAAGAACCCCGTTGCCGGGCCGGTTCCCATTAAGCAAGATGAGCCGCTCGCCGAGTTTCTGTCGCTTTTCACGTTTGACGCCTCGGCGGATTCCGGCCGCATCATGGTGCAGCGTTCCCCGGCGGAAAACGCCGTCTATTCCCTTGCGCGGCCCGAGCCCTTTCTTCTCAGGGACCGCGATCTGGTGATCGTTTCGGAAAAAGAAAACTACCCGCAGGTCACGGCGGTTTCGGTGAAGGGCGAGGTGAAACGTCCGGGCGCCTATCCTCTTGTCATGAACGTGACAAAGGCCAGCGATGTGCTGGACCTGGCCGGGGGGCCCACGAAAACCGGGAACATCGACCGGGCCTTTGTGATCCGCAACAAGAAAATTCCCGCCGAAGAGTTGAAGCAGGGCAACGGATCCAAGGCGGCGGCGTCGGGGACGCCGCCGGAGCATTCGGTGCGTCCCGAAATCAACGCCGGGTATTTTCACATGAACCTGTCGGGCGATTATTCAATCATCAGGCTGCGCGATTGCAAAAACGGGCTGCTGCTCGAGGCCAACGACGAGATCGTGGTCCCGCAAAAGGAATACTGCGTGTATGTGTCGGGCAGCGTATGCCACCCGGGCGCCTATGCCTTTGCGGCGGGCAAAGGCAGGGACTATTACATCGGCCAGGCGGGCGGGTATTCATCGAGGGCCGACCGGTCAAACGTTTTTGTGGTCACTTATTACGAGAGTCTTGCGCAGCAGAAGGAAAACGGCGAGCTTGAAGAAGGTGATGTGATCGTGGTCCCCGATTCCCAGCAGTACAAGTTCCTTTCCATGGTCTTTATTCCCATTCTTTCGGCAATTGCCATTACCCTTTCCACCATATTGGCGCTTTACACCAGCGTGCATCGATAA